In Haloplasma contractile SSD-17B, the following are encoded in one genomic region:
- the fabZ gene encoding 3-hydroxyacyl-ACP dehydratase FabZ, whose protein sequence is MVLNSNDIQKIIPHRYPFLLVDRIDELEEGVRAKGTKCISANEMQFMGHFPEEHVMPGVLIIEALAQVGAVAILSKEENKGKIAYFGGIKNAKFKRKVIPGDVLTLETELIKVKGPIGIGKATASVNGEIACIAELTFAIGS, encoded by the coding sequence ATGGTTTTAAATAGTAACGACATACAAAAAATTATTCCTCATCGATATCCATTTTTATTAGTTGATCGCATCGATGAACTAGAAGAGGGAGTTCGAGCAAAAGGAACGAAATGTATTAGTGCTAATGAAATGCAGTTCATGGGGCATTTTCCTGAAGAACATGTAATGCCTGGTGTTTTAATAATAGAGGCACTCGCTCAAGTAGGAGCAGTAGCAATCTTATCAAAAGAGGAAAACAAGGGTAAAATTGCATACTTCGGTGGGATTAAGAATGCCAAATTTAAACGCAAAGTAATACCAGGTGATGTACTTACACTTGAGACTGAGTTAATAAAGGTAAAAGGTCCTATTGGAATTGGAAAGGCAACTGCTAGTGTAAATGGTGAAATAGCTTGTATTGCTGAATTGACTTTTGCCATTGGTTCATAA